The DNA region CGGTGGTGATGAACACCGAGACCACCACGAGGGTGCCGAGCTTCGCCTTGATCGAGAAGGGCCGCAGTCCGGAGCCGGGCCGGGTCATGGCGCGGGGGTCTCCAAGGCGTAGCCGACACCGTGCACGGTACGGATCCGCTCGGCGCCGATCTTGCGGCGCAGAGCCTTGATGTGGCTGTCGACCGTGCGCGTGCCCGAGGCGTCCGCCCAGTCCCACACCTCGGCGAGCAGCTGCTCCCGGGAGAGCACCGCCCGGGGCGTGTTGGCCAGGCAGACCAGCAGGTCGAACTCGGTCGGAGTGAGGTGGACGTCCTCGGCGCGCACCCGGACCCGGCGCTGCGCGTGGTCGATCTCCAGCTCGCCGAGGCGCAGGATGCCGCTGCGCGGCGTCACGGCGGCCAGGGCGGCCCGCTCGACCCGGCGCAGCAGGACGTGCACCCGTGCGGCCAGCTCACGCATGGAGAACGGCTTGGTCATGTAGTCGTCGGCGCCGACCCCGAGCCCGACCAGCATGTCGGTCTCGTCGTCCCGTGCGGTGAGCATCAGCACCGGCACCGGACGCTGGGCCTGCACACGGCGGCAGACCTCCAGGCCGTCGAAGCCCGGCAGCATGATGTCGAGCACCATCAGGTCGGGCTGCCAGGACTCGGCCGCGTCCACGGCCGCGGGACCGTCCAGCGCGGTCTGCACCAGAAAGCCCTCGGCCCGCAGACGGGCGGAGATCGCGTCGACGATCGTGACATCGTCCTCGACCACCAGAACCCGGCGCTGGGCCCCTGGGGTGGGCGCGACGCCGTTGTGGGTGGTGTGTGTCTGTTCCATCGCCCCGCCCCTGCCCGTTCTCGCGGGGGCCATTCCCCCTGAGACGCGGTTTTCGCTCGTGGATTTCGTGGGACACAGCCCCTGTGCCGCTCAGCAGCGTAAGGGAGCGAGCGGCTTTCGGCTACGCAGGGTGTTCTCCGACCCGGGCGGAAGGGCCCCGGGCCGGAGCGGGACCGACCGCCGCGCGGCGCTCTTCCCGTGGGGGACGCGGGCCGTGCGCACCGGACGGGGGTTCAGTCCCCGCGCAGTGCGAGATGGACCACGTCCGGA from Streptomyces sp. NBC_01754 includes:
- a CDS encoding response regulator transcription factor codes for the protein MEQTHTTHNGVAPTPGAQRRVLVVEDDVTIVDAISARLRAEGFLVQTALDGPAAVDAAESWQPDLMVLDIMLPGFDGLEVCRRVQAQRPVPVLMLTARDDETDMLVGLGVGADDYMTKPFSMRELAARVHVLLRRVERAALAAVTPRSGILRLGELEIDHAQRRVRVRAEDVHLTPTEFDLLVCLANTPRAVLSREQLLAEVWDWADASGTRTVDSHIKALRRKIGAERIRTVHGVGYALETPAP